The Plasmodium brasilianum strain Bolivian I chromosome 14, whole genome shotgun sequence genome contains a region encoding:
- a CDS encoding ribulose-phosphate 3-epimerase — translation MSTLKALIAPSVLASNTSKLAEETQRMEELGADWIHLDVMDMHFVPNLSFGPLVINNLKKYTNKIFFDVHLMVENPEKYIGLLKTSNQITFHFEALNEDTERCIKLAKEIRNSNIWCGISVKPKTDIEKIVPLLDTNLINTVLVMTVEPGFGGQSFMHDMMNKVSFLRKKYQNLNIQVDGGLNIETTEISASHGANIIVAGTSIFNAQDPKFVMETMRKSVQKYLQN, via the coding sequence ATGAGTACATTAAAAGCTTTAATTGCGCCCTCCGTGCTTGCTTCAAACACAAGTAAGTTAGCTGAAGAAACACAACGAATGGAAGAACTTGGGGCCGACTGGATACACTTGGATGTAATGGATATGCACTTTGTTCCTAATTTATCATTTGGTCCACTTGTCattaacaatttaaaaaaatacacaaataaaatattctttgaTGTACATTTAATGGTTGAAAATccagaaaaatatattgggTTGTTAAAAACATCTAATCAAATAACATTTCATTTTGAAGCATTAAACGAAGATACTGAAAGATGTATAAAATTAGCCAAGGAAATAAGAAACAGTAACATTTGGTGTGGAATTTCTGTTAAACCAAAAAcagatatagaaaaaattgtacCGTTACTAGAtacaaatttaattaatacagTTTTAGTTATGACTGTAGAACCAGGTTTTGGTGGTCAATCATTTATGCATGATATGATGAACAAAGTTTCATTTCTTAGAAAAAAGTATCAAAACTTAAATATTCAAGTTGATGGTGGTTTAAATATAGAAACCACTGAGATATCTGCGTCTCATGGTGCAAATATTATCGTTGCAGGAACTAGTATATTTAATGCACAGGATCCAAAATTTGTTATGGAAACTATGAGAAAGTCAGTGCAGAAGTATTTGCAAAACTAA
- a CDS encoding zinc finger protein — translation MNLISPAAKYVLSNINKNGNLKNMSEEKYNDIDMYLYHKESINDPLINLKQETEDRMHSDIYSDICRTVSSYTDYTTKKVKYVVNKRFSELENIEKNIEDIDYTTFRYFRTLPPKYSDENDLRNNIIFNSNNIYIYAENKNGTLNEQACISISPDNNVIYCSTKGRRYTIGGHAGIQKNINNEYNFFEDNNLASPHDSIKTYTFDAIDSSDISSSFTKMNLIKTNDALDESNTNKIDTENIFNENVIMNSCSSSILNTTKCIPKNMSVQKLFNYYKNCSQNLEHEQRVCKPCAHVYNGSTCMNGDECSFCHHPDHVLISAKKWKKLVKNNLEKLNILLHILRNPNDINANILNEMLKQNTKTFKKSKKLNNSNSKMMNINSSNISFNISSNVTNNINSICNVSNNNSNNFHNIRRNKNNKNKIYHFPHKNTENMIRYSYNNYESNETADTYKKKFHVRNSNMNVERNLNFLSYHVNM, via the coding sequence atgaacttaATTTCACCTGCGGCGAAATATGTATTATCCAATATAAATAAGAACggaaatttgaaaaatatgagtGAAGAAAAATACAACGACATtgatatgtatttatatcataAGGAATCCATTAATGATcctttaattaatttaaaacaagAAACAGAAGATAGAATGCATTCAGATATATATAGCGATATTTGTAGGACAGTATCAAGTTATACAGAttatacaacaaaaaaagtaaaatatgttGTAAATAAAAGATTTTCAGAATTGGagaatatagaaaaaaatatagaagatATTGATTATACAACGTTTAGATATTTTCGAACATTACCTCCGAAATATAGTGATGAAAATGacttaagaaataatattatttttaacagtaataatatatatatttatgcagaaaataaaaatggaacaTTAAATGAACAAGCTTGTATATCTATATCCCCTGATAATAATGTCATTTATTGTTCAACAAAAGGGAGGAGATATACTATAGGGGGACATGCtggaatacaaaaaaatataaataatgaatataatttttttgaagatAACAATTTAGCGTCGCCCCATGATAGCATTAAAACGTATACATTTGATGCAATTGATAGTTCAGACATTTCTAGCTCTTTTActaaaatgaatttaataaaaacaaatgatGCTCTGGATGAATccaatacaaataaaatagatacagaaaatatatttaatgaaaatgtaataatgaaTTCATGCAGCTCCagtattttaaatacaaCCAAATGTATACCAAAAAATATGTCAGTGcagaaattatttaattattataaaaactgTTCTCAAAATTTAGAACATGAACAAAGAGTATGTAAACCGTGTGCACACGTTTATAATGGAAGTACATGCATGAATGGAGATGAATGCTCATTTTGCCACCATCCAGATCATGTATTAATATCTGCAAAAAAGTGGAAAAaacttgtaaaaaataacttGGAGAAATTGAATATACTTTTACACATATTACGCAATCCAAATGATATCAATGCAAATATACTAAATGAAATGTTGAAGCAAAATACGAAAACctttaaaaaaagcaaaaaattgaataacaGCAATAGCAAAATGATGAAtattaatagtagtaatattaGTTTTAACATTAGTAGCAATGTTacaaataacataaatagcATTTGCAACGTTAGCAATAACAACAGCAACAATTTCCACAACATTAGgagaaacaaaaataacaaaaataaaatttatcacTTTCCACATaaaaatacagaaaataTGATAAGATATTCTTACAATAACTACGAATCTAATGAAACCGCAGAcacttacaaaaaaaaatttcatgtAAGAAATAGTAACATGAATGTGGAAAGAAATCTTAACTTTCTCTCCTATCATGTTAATATGTGA
- a CDS encoding pre-mRNA-processing factor 17, with product MDLLKEYDDSEELEIDECEKKSNEKNKLNNNNMITAHNVGQDHNTDTINDESQIINTTCLMNSMNSAPDVNTFDMEIKNYKEKYKNIEKKIMFDDPAFHNILNKPQQGPSINAHYNFLKNASKNHYNGSIETTFINKCIFDYQYNNFNVTGIAENPALKNYYKSNYQNYLIARNRDWDVENNEQSYAKRSKKKRGKNESEKDNYNLEKYNGPWEEKGNKKKEEKEGDVLLRNDKNFKNTKIDEEIKNDNEGPKTRTKKNVFMKLEPCTFEEAINRNIINEKNTIYNDKIVSTLHINDESDDYCNKSWFQLPAEYKDRDFIIEENFPPKKEIYIYKGHKMGVQKIRFFPKYGNYILSASLDHTLKLWGVYKSKSCVRTYKGHFKGVKDVTFDKDGMNFLSCSYDNNVIYWDTEYGKIKGVYSQRKTPYCLCLNHDDPNTFLVGGANNKICHIDFRTGNIELEYNEHLQAINTITLCENNKKLISTSDDKKIFIWEYGLPVVVKYISDASMFSITSVSVHPSNNFFLCQSMNNIITVYEATGKFRLFSKKTFKGHQNIGYSINVSCSNDGKYVISGDSNGSLFIWNWKKMSNFKNIKAHKNVCIDCAWHPFKTSMLATASWDTTIKLWE from the coding sequence ATGGATTTATTGAAAGAATATGACGACAGTGAAGAACTGGAAATAGATGAATGcgaaaaaaaatcaaatgaaaaaaacaaattaaataacaataatatgaTAACAGCACATAACGTAGGGCAGGATCACAACACAGATACAATAAATGATGAGAgtcaaataataaatacaacaTGTCTTATGAATTCAATGAATAGTGCCCCAGATGTAAATACATTTGACATGGAAATAAAGAAttacaaagaaaaatataaaaatatagaaaaaaaaattatgtttgaTGATCCAGCTTTTCATAATATACTGAACAAGCCGCAACAAGGACCAAGTATAAATGCAcattataactttttaaaaaatgcatCTAAAAATCATTACAATGGAAGTATAGAGacaacatttataaataaatgcatatttgATTATCaatacaataattttaatgtaacGGGCATAGCTGAGAACCCTGCACTGaagaattattataaaagtaattaCCAGAATTACCTCATAGCAAGGAATAGGGATTGGGATGTGGAAAACAATGAGCAATCATATGCTAAAAggagtaaaaaaaagagaggaAAAAATGAGAGTGAGAAGGATAATTACaatttggaaaaatataatggtCCATGGGAAGAAAAgggaaataagaaaaaagaagaaaaagaaggtGATGTATTGCtaagaaatgataaaaattttaaaaatacaaaaattgatgaagaaataaaaaatgataatgaagGTCCAAAaacaagaacaaaaaaaaatgtattcatGAAATTAGAACCTTGTACATTTGAGGAAGCaattaatagaaatataataaatgagaaaaatacCATATACAATGATAAAATAGTTTCAACcttacatataaatgatGAATCTGATGATTATTGTAATAAGTCATGGTTTCAATTACCAGCAGAATATAAAGATAGAGATTTTAtaatagaagaaaattttcctccaaaaaaagaaatttatatatataaaggacACAAAATGGGTGTACAGAAAATTCGCTTCTTCCCAAAATATGGAAACTATATTTTATCTGCTTCTTTAGATcatacattaaaattatggGGAGTATATAAATCAAAAAGCTGCGTAAGAACGTACAAGGGACATTTTAAGGGAGTTAAAGATGTCACATTTGATAAGGATGGAATGAATTTTTTGAGTTGTagttatgataataatgtaatatattggGATACtgaatatggaaaaataaaaggagtTTACAGTCAAAGAAAAACACCATATTGTTTATGTTTAAATCATGATGATCCAAATACATTCTTAGTTGGTGGtgctaataataaaatttgtcATATTGATTTTAGAACGGGGAATATTGAATTAGAATATAATGAACATTTACAAGCCATAAATACGATTACCTTatgtgaaaataataaaaaattaataagtaCGTcagatgataaaaaaatatttatttgggAATATGGTTTACCTGTcgttgttaaatatatatcggATGCTTCCATGTTTTCAATAACATCTGTTTCAGTGCATCcaagtaataatttttttttatgtcaatccatgaataatataataacagtTTATGAAGCTACAGGTAAGTTTCGATTATTTTcgaaaaaaacatttaaggGGCATCAAAATATTGGATACTCTATTAACGTTTCATGTAGCAATGATGGAAAATACGTTATTAGTGGAGATAGTAACGGAAGCTTATTTATTTGGAATTGGAAAAAAATGTCGAATTTTAAGAATATCAAAGCACATAAAAACGTTTGTATAGATTGTGCATGGCATCCTTTTAAAACCTCCATGTTAGCTACAGCAAGCTGGGACACGACAATTAAATTGTGggaatga
- a CDS encoding hypothetical protein (conserved Plasmodium protein) produces MKNEKTCSNKGVLKKRKKIKEEFVEIIIYNILSLIIVNSELNKKHFNNKIIDTIVVKNINFILNNLSMLSFGNIQKLLFIIDLILNDEGIYYKFNKFGTRENIQSINNNNICSTSATTTKLKNGKLTKKDTQGHVNETTTINFMDTYSINNYIKDIFIYVEDRNVYLSIFHFNYIFKNNEDYQKSFLKRYENYSFREFFTDIMKIRKRTNMDRYLLYIKKKNYIHLYESLVKYHKDNFNLLGKAHKDDELSSSLSDYTSSSSVNNGTATATTTATTTAATTATTTAATTAATTATTTATTTAATTTATTAATTATAAATSTTAATTATAAATTTATSTATVTFAAARTTTIHETKVNNEIRSFKLTRTGKDVNFKNEDNYKNKRESTTKSMDEYIEYNIITKEKIKKLYIYKRKKWSLIMNNNFINKQCYVPVNLFPNSNIHIANIKFQTLSASILIKVHILFLYTNIIIFFNLFNSSLYLWVYKFISFLLNVLNNFNQKCYYYLDNSQIISHFNIENLLILNKNTWQHKFITKVNNLNTERAYILKKFFEKYRKQDIKININFPYSSCGNIEIYDKRKNANTEKLYFHHFVSMQILKYYSIWSLLEIENFYKGILSCLLGNMYNQTVTNICKYQRKGNHYDVFLTNKNNVEFRNREQFENNNIDLYLLINEMKKMLSSNSSEDIVVKSLTYLYFFILFNYVNILIEHSTTDNCNMKNDTTSPTLSQTNGNNKDHNTYNNHAFYTSNHSDGKTEVKNGNDIVNITNDINFFVSENNVRLELQEFRTSTFIIEKIKKNYYFKGSLITMPFYVNMNLSHFLFQVDDTKSNNWDSSYRINGVANGVANGVANGVANGVSNGVANGLGNDITNGMTNSITDDITNGIAGNEAYGELNDDPVNNSKKEKGKRFSHITANFKKLIQNNIQNALSNNVELIFHFSSYLTFFVDDFVDILKKYNYFLYAYNSYHFAISLKCVYLLYENLREDLINEIYDKVIFVIKNNCYIDISKIIIIYIFTFFLNKKYVVKLCEKDISAFFPNISDSKDLALVKYYFILKFIHHKNITIRLLDIYNNLFKYYNYEIVQCSGECMYTFSRRYHNSIVINRGKKKNAIDNSGNNKSGAIKGIFHNEEYSINEQATYWKKECMQCVYKDIYSNNINEENIRCIKQTTNCCHNVLNDVSLAHMCKSSCKETGFLTKYNMNTTFYSSNLMNSKGTENILGEKNLAYYIYNFLKKKKAKMGKYFNINKSLHLPVIIHDNDRLRTFSGKNAPNSFDSFYPFDHLLEEYSKNSEDDLPVLYSTENCIHLKKIYFLIFSYYVVKYYNRYFHIKTILRTMVYNVLPFNMNELNIIFLMLHFLYEKQEVALFCFLQNDILNTISKIRPKYKVINFLVFLFYLVKIKYANTKFITKMLSNVLSIYKFSIKVYMVIIKIIKRIIQHHNIFVNYKYMIEILKSIKENNNQYLHNVSMYYINIIENKISYMEFDQFNMQSNNFCLDLPKVIEPIRNNSKNGENTLLGKFLPQSKHAELKYTGKYVKSNFIKLTFYKLDRKNSLSLDDNSCAIFYSQSDKMEENEKRKNEFILRKYYNYNDFNSKSFFSIYNDNTYHVKKYYNYIVNNDHNIYFPFILKYNHWTNKKKKKENIVSEEKRENIACEKKRINLTSEESKVIMTSGEKKMKKKKLFCLNIFFLHKADFVNMHNVYIPYIELGDKRSSNSNNRNNNDNYNVHMNRCSKKVNRTNHKSGHNNEQINMELLSLLRRAFRRRKVFTLKKNKFYISPYSYKLHKVKIKRIVTCLIRHIKENKGKKQAFREHGHELNEEWNKFEINNINNTSETSKINGINKSSKINKTCKVNKMSKINKFNKKERMNIHGTHFSNFVELKKDIVKKEIYKTTYKLKNSLFILREKNNIKKNNPSVNLCKNKRTKCMNEYKILLKIGVNLLITTKFYAYIVYLNRKNKTFKRFLGKYNINFSDFFLPFKACPQYWKFIFEDVWNGKTGKMFKSAKYLNIISSKVLNIIHKKLQPFLINENPNIKNVYIYNSPKFNMHIEKNYCLNDKYYAYDINKYCRINSHIIDEFYIDNYSLCSSDTDVENNSNINKNKNKKCTTNTTVTTTTTTSSNSNKVAIKKKEKRKYIHTYYKPKRLNDMFYISLTSSNNNDDVITNSKGKQNIAEKKEKKRENNKNESETTIYYNEQSSFVKQYMKYKFSLNVYNEIIGMKLKRNKNIRLTSSNSAKYKLNKKILTKNIYSKCKKNYYLMSKGGKKSQKSSNISINYDVINKFVGIFLPPKHHLLMVFHIYEKSTMVQIRTDNLNVLNYLNSFFDEYFS; encoded by the exons atgaaaaatgaaaaaacttgTAGTAATAAAGGTGTACttaaaaagaggaaaaaaataaaggaagaGTTTgttgaaataattatttataacattttgtccttaataattgttaattccgaattaaataaaaagcattttaataataaaattatagatACCAttgttgtaaaaaatattaattttattttaaacaaCCTTTCTATGTTATCTTTTGGGAacattcaaaaattattatttatcattGATTTAATATTGAATGATGaaggtatatattataaattcaaCAAATTTGGCACAAGGGAAAATATAcaaagtattaataataacaatatctGCAGCACTAGCGCTACTACTACAAAACTTAAAAATGGGAAGTTAACAAAAAAGGACACACAAGGACATGTAAATGAAACTACtactataaattttatgGATACATATAgcataaataattacattaaggatatttttatttatgtagaagatagaaatgtttatttaagcatatttcattttaattatatatttaaaaataatgaagattATCAAAagtcttttttaaaaagatatgAGAACTATTCTTTTAGAGAATTTTTCACggatataatgaaaatacgtaaaagaacaaatatgGATAGGTACTTactatacattaaaaaaaaaaattatatacatttgtatgAATCGTTAGTAAAATATCATaaagataattttaatttattaggTAAGGCACATAAAGATGATGAACTGTCATCTTCATTAAGTGATTACACAAGCTCATCATCAGTGAATAATGGCACTGCTACggctactactactgctactactactgctgctactactgctactactactgctgctactactgctgctactactgctactactactgctactactactgctgctactactactgctactactgctgctactactgctactgctgCTGCTACTTCTACTACTgctgctactactgctactgctgctgctactactactgctacttcTACAGCTACTGTTACTTTCGCTGCCGCTCGTACTACTACGATACACGAAACTAAAGTAAATAATGAGATACGCTCGTTTAAACTAACCAGAACTGGAAAGGacgtaaattttaaaaatgaagataattataaaaacaaaagggAAAGTACAACGAAAAGCATGGATGAATATATTgagtataatattataacaaaagagaaaattaaaaaattatatatatataaaagaaaaaaatggagtttaataatgaataataattttattaataagcAATGTTATGTGCCTGTAAACTTATTTCCTAATAGCAATATACACATagctaatataaaatttcaaaCATTATCAGCTAGTATACTTataaaagtacatatattattcctatatacaaatattataatattctttaatttatttaattcttctCTCTACCTATGGGTATACAAATTcatatcttttcttttaaatgttcttaataattttaatcaGAAATGTTACTACTATTTAGATAACTCACAAATCATATCTCAttttaatattgaaaatttacttatattaaataagaataCATGGCAGCATAAGTTCATAACAAAggttaataatttaaatactGAAAGAGcctacattttaaaaaagttctttgagaaatatagaaaacaagatattaaaataaatattaattttcctTATTCCAGTTGTGGCAACATAGAAATTTATGATAAGCGCAAAAATGCAAAtacagaaaaattatattttcatcacTTTGTTTCTATgcaaattttgaaatattattcCATTTGGTCCTTACTagaaattgaaaatttttataaag GTATTTTATCATGTTTGCTAggaaatatgtataatcaAACAGTCACTAACATATGCAAATATCAAAGAAAAGGGAACCATTATGatgtttttttaacaaataagaACAATGTGGAATTTAGAAATAGGGAACAATTTGAAAATAACAACATcgatttatatcttttaattaatgaaatgaaaaagatgCTTAGTAGTAATAGCAGTGAAGATATAGTAGTGAAATCTTTGACttacctttatttttttattttgtttaattacgTAAATATTTTGATAGAACATTCTACCACTGATAATTGCAATATGAAGAATGACACTACTTCACCTACCCTTAGTCAAACGaatggaaataataaagatcataatacatataataaccATGCGTTTTATACAAGCAATCATTCAGACGGAAAAACAGAAGTAAAGAATGGCAACGATATAgttaatataacaaatgatattaatttCTTTGTAAGTGAAAATAATGTAAGGCTAGAACTGCAGGAATTTCGAACAAGTACatttataatagaaaaaattaaaaaaaattattatttcaagGGGAGTTTAATTACCATGCCTTTCTATGTAAATATGAACTTAtctcattttttgtttcaagTTGATGACacaaaaagtaataattgGGATAGCTCGTACAGAATTAATGGTGTAGCGAATGGTGTAGCGAATGGTGTAGCGAATGGTGTAGCGAATGGTGTATCGAATGGTGTAGCGAATGGTTTAGGGAATGATATAACAAATGGCATGACAAATAGCATAACAGATGACATAACAAATGGCATAGCTGGTAACGAAGCATATGGCGAATTAAACGATGACCCTGTTAATAATagcaaaaaggaaaagggaaaaagatTCTCACACATAACAgcaaatttcaaaaaattaatacaaaacAATATACAAAATGCCTTAAGTAACAATGTCGAgctaatttttcattttagttCCTACCTAACATTTTTTGTAGATGATTTCgttgatatattaaaaaagtataattattttttgtatgcaTATAACAGTTACCATTTTGCTATAAGTTTAAAATGTGTGTACCTCTTATATGAAAATCTCAGAGAGGATCTTATCAAcgaaatatatgataaagtAATATTcgttattaaaaataattgttaCATTGATATTAgtaaaataatcataatatatatttttacattttttttaaataagaaatatgttGTGAAATTATGTGAAAAGGATATAAGTGCATTTTTCCCCAATATTTCTGATTCCAAAGATTTAGCACttgttaaatattatttcattttaaaatttatacatcataaaaatattacgataagattattagatatatataataacttattcaaatattataactatGAAATAGTGCAGTGTTCAGGCGAATGCATGTACACATTCAGTAGACGTTACCATAATAGTATAGTAATAAatagggggaaaaaaaaaaatgctatcGATAATTcaggtaataataaaagtggGGCTATAAAAGGAATTTTTCATAATGAAGAATATTCTATCAATGAACAAGCAACATATTGGAAAAAAGAATGCATGCAATGTGTTTATAAGGACATATATTCTAATAacataaatgaagaaaacaTTAGATGCATAAAACAAACTACAAATTGTTGTCATAACGTACTAAACGATGTTTCATTAGCTCATATGTGTAAGAGCAGTTGTAAAGAAACAGGTTTTCTCACGAAATACAACATGAACACAACTTTTTATTCATCGAATTTAATGAACAGCAAAGGAACAGAAAACATTTTAGGAGAAAAGAACTTGGcgtattatatttacaattttttaaaaaaaaaaaaggcaaaaatgggaaaatacTTCAATATTAACAAATCATTACATCTTCCTGTTATTATACATGACAATGACAGGTTAAGAACTTTCAGCGGAAAAAACGCCCCTAATTCATTTGACTCGTTTTATCCATTTGATCATCTATTAGAGGAGTACAGCAAAAATAGTGAAGATGATTTACCTGTTCTATATTCTACTGAGAATTGTAtacacttaaaaaaaatatattttttaatattttcttattatgtCGTAAAGTATTACAACAGGTATTTTCACATTAAAACCATTCTACGCACCATGGTGTACAACGTCTTACCATTTAATATGAAcgaattaaatattatatttcttatgtTACATTTCTTATATGAAAAACAGGAAGTCGCATTATTTTGCTTTCTtcaaaatgatatattaaatactATATCAAAAATACGCCCAAAGTATAAAGTTATAAActttttagtatttttattttaccttgtaaaaataaagtatgcAAATACAAAGTTTATTACGAAAATGCTAAGCAAcgttttaagtatatataaattttccatAAAAGTTTATATGGTCATAatcaaaattataaagagAATTATACAGCATcacaatatttttgttaattataaatatatgatagaaattttaaaatctaTTAAGGAGAACAACAAtcaatatttacataatgtTAGTATGTActatattaacataattgaaaataaaatttcttatatGGAATTTGATCAATTTAACATGcaaagtaataatttttgtttagaTTTACCTAAGGTAATAGAACCCATACgtaataattctaaaaatGGTGAAAACACATTATTGGGTAAATTTTTGCCACAATCAAAGCATGcagaattaaaatatacaggTAAATATGTCAAGTCGAATTTTATAAAGttaacattttataaattagaCAGAAAAAATTCTCTATCCTTAGATGATAATAGTTgtgctattttttattctcaaAGTGATAAAATGGAGGAGaatgaaaagagaaaaaatgaGTTTATATTacgtaaatattataattataatgatttTAATTCTAAATCATTTTTCAGCATATACAACGATAACACATATCatgtgaaaaaatattataattacattGTAAACAACgatcataatatttatttcccatttattttgaaatacaATCATTggacaaacaaaaaaaaaaaaaaagaaaatattgtaaGTGAAGAGAAGAGAGAAAATATTGCATGTGAAAAGAAGAGAATAAACTTGACAAGTGAAGAGAGTAAGGTAATCATGACTAgcggggaaaaaaaaatgaaaaaaaaaaaattattttgtctgaacattttttttctgcacAAGGCCGATTTTGTTAACATGCACAATGTGTACATTCCATACATAGAATTGGGTGATAAAAGAAGTtctaatagtaataatagaaataacaATGATAATTATAACGTGCACATGAATCGTTGtagtaaaaaagtaaataggACAAATCATAAAAGCGGACACAATAATGAGCAAATAAATATGGagttattatcattattacgAAGAGCATTCAGAAGAAGGAAAGTATttaccttaaaaaaaaataaattttatatatctccATACAGTTATAAACTCCacaaagtaaaaataaagagaataGTAACCTGCTTAATTAGacatataaaagaaaataaaggcAAAAAACAAGCTTTTCGCGAACATGGACAtgaattaaatgaagaatgGAATAAATTCGaaattaacaatataaaCAACACTAGTGAAACTAGTAAGATTAACGGAATTAACAAGTCAagcaaaattaacaaaactTGTAAAGTTAACAAAATGagcaaaattaacaaatttaacaaaaaggAACGTATGAATATACATGGAACACATTTTTCCAATTTCGTAGAGTTAAAAAAAGACATAGTTAAGAAAGAAATATACAAAACAActtacaaattaaaaaatagcctttttatattaagagagaaaaataatataaaaaaaaataatcctAGTGTTAacttatgtaaaaataaaagaacaaaatgtATGAATGAATACAAGATATTACTTAAAATAGGAGTGAACTTATTGATTACTACAaaattttatgcatatatagtttatttaaataggaaaaataaaacttttaaaaGGTTCTTaggtaaatataatataaattttagtGATTTCTTTTTACCATTTAAAGCATGTCCCCAATACTGGAAATTCATTTTTGAGGATGTATGGAATGGTAAAACAGGTAAAATGTTCAAGTCTGCTAAATATctaaatattatatcaagCAAGGTTTTgaatataattcataaaaaattacagccctttttaattaatgaaaatcctaacataaaaaatgtatacatatacaattCACCTAAATTTAATATGCACATAGAAAAGAATTACTGTTTAAATGACAAATATTATGCTTAtgatataaacaaatacTGCAGAATTAATAGCCACATAATCGATGAATTCTATATTGACAATTATTCCCTCTGTTCATCTGACACTGATGTAGAgaataattcaaatataaataaaaataaaaacaaaaagtgCACTACGAATACTACTGTAACTACTACTACCACTACTagcagtaacagtaataaagttgcaataaaaaaaaaagagaaaagaaaatatattcatacatactATAAGCCGAAACGTTTGAATGACATGTTCTATATTAGTTTAACTAGTTccaataataatgatgatgtaATTACAAATTCAAAAGGAAAGCAGAATAttgcagaaaaaaaagaaaaaaaaagagaaaataataaaaacgaaTCTGAGActacaatatattataatgaacAGTCTTCATTTGTTAAGCAATATATGAAATACAAATTTTCtcttaatgtatataatgaaatCATAGGAATGAAATTGAAAAGGAACAAAAACATTAGATTAACAAGTAGTAATAGTGCgaaatacaaattaaataaaaaaatacttacaaaaaatatttattccaagtgtaaaaaaaattattacttaaTGAGCaaggggggaaaaaaaagtcaAAAAAGCAGCAATATTAGTATAAACTATGATGTTATCAACAAATTTGTAGGAATATTTCTGCCTCCAAAACATCATTTACTAATggtttttcatatatatgaaaaatcaaCAATGGTTCAAATACGCACGGATAACCTGAACGTTCTCAATTACTTGAATTCCTTTTTTGATGAAT ACTTCTCATGA